One stretch of Malus domestica chromosome 14, GDT2T_hap1 DNA includes these proteins:
- the LOC103453750 gene encoding strychnine-10-hydroxylase-like has translation MIVAKMDSLPYSNSIAAGLFTVIIVFYYLSRRWRAANHKGKLSPPEAKGGWPIFGHLHLFGGPTPPHITLGAMADKYGPIFTIRLGVQQSLVISSSEIAKECYTTNDLSILGRPEMVVADHVTYNYAMFAFAPPGPYWREIRKIVTLEMLSVRKVELLKHIRVSEVATFLKELHELWSTKKKDGSKDGVVVELKEVFADLMLNVILTMVTGKRYSVAATADEKKEARRVQTALREFFDYLGMFLVGDAVPYLRWLDWGGHEKAMKKSATEMHAIIAEWLEEHKQRRAKGDAKGEKDFIDALLSVLDGADLGSFDADTITKATSLNIIAGGGDTTMVPLIWAISLLVNNPQVLKKAVNELDTKIGKQRVVSEEDISNLVYIQAIVKETLRLYPVGPLSGPRLFTEDCTIAGYHIRKGTRLIPNFWKIQTDPKNWPEPFEFKPERFLTTHKDVDLKGRHFQFLPFSSGRRSCPGLTFGLQLVQFTLASFLHAFEISNPSSAPIDMTESFGITNVKATPLNVLIKPRLSSELYG, from the exons ATGATAGTTGCAAAAATGGATTCTCTCCCTTATTCAAACTCTATCGCTGCTGGCCTGTTCACAGTAATCATCGTGTTCTATTACTTATCTCGAAGATGGAGAGCTGCCAATCACAAGGGCAAATTATCACCACCAGAAGCCAAGGGTGGATGGCCTATATTTGGTCACCTTCATTTGTTCGGAGGCCCCACACCTCCTCACATAACTTTGGGAGCCATGGCGGACAAGTACGGACCCATTTTCACTATCCGCCTTGGCGTCCAACAGTCGTTGGTGATAAGCAGCAGTGAGATCGCAAAAGAATGCTACACAACCAATGACTTGAGCATACTCGGTCGCCCAGAGATGGTGGTTGCAGATCACGTTACCTACAACTATGCCATGTTTGCGTTCGCACCACCTGGCCCCTATTGGCGAGAAATTCGCAAGATCGTTACCTTGGAGATGCTCTCAGTCCGGAAGGTTGAGCTGCTCAAGCACATTCGAGTGTCGGAAGTGGCTACTTTCTTAAAAGAATTGCACGAGCTTTGGAGTACAAAGAAAAAGGACGGCTCGAAAGATGGAGTGGTTGTAGAGCTAAAGGAAGTGTTTGCGGACTTGATGCTGAACGTTATTCTTACAATGGTGACCGGAAAGCGGTATTCGGTGGCTGCCACTGCGGATGAGAAGAAAGAAGCACGTAGGGTTCAGACTGCATTGAGGGAGTTCTTTGATTATCTGGGCATGTTTTTGGTGGGTGATGCGGTTCCTTATCTGCGGTGGTTGGATTGGGGTGGACATGAGAAGGCAATGAAGAAAAGTGCAACGGAAATGCACGCCATTATTGCAGAGTGGCTTGAAGAGCATAAGCAGAGGAGAGCAAAAGGTGAtgcaaaaggagaaaaggaCTTCATAGATGCGTTGCTTTCTGTGCTTGATGGTGCAGACCTTGGCAGTTTCGATGCTGATACGATCACCAAAGCCACAAGCCTG AATATTATTGCAGGAGGTGGCGACACCACCATGGTGCCATTGATATGGGCAATATCATTATTGGTGAACAACCCTCAAGTTTTGAAAAAAGCTGTAAACGAACTGGACACCAAAATAGGCAAACAAAGAGTTGTGAGTGAGGAAGATATAAGCAACTTGGTCTACATCCAAGCTATTGTAAAGGAGACGTTACGTTTGTATCCAGTAGGACCATTATCAGGGCCGCGTTTATTCACCGAAGATTGCACCATTGCTGGCTACCATATCCGAAAGGGCACCCGGTTGATCCCGAACTTCTGGAAGATCCAAACTGACCCGAAAAATTGGCCTGAGCCATTCGAGTTCAAGCCAGAGAGATTTCTTACCACACACAAGGATGTTGATCTGAAGGGTCGGCATTTtcagtttcttcctttttcaaGTGGTAGAAGATCATGTCCTGGTTTGACATTTGGTCTTCAACTGGTGCAATTTACATTGGCTAGTTTTCTTCATGCGTTTGAAATCTCAAACCCGTCGAGTGCACCAATTGATATGACAGAGAGTTTTGGAATAACCAACGTTAAGGCAACTCCACTCAATGTTCTCATCAAACCTCGCTTATCTTCTGAACTTTATggataa